Part of the Synergistaceae bacterium genome is shown below.
CTCGTGAAATTGCAGGACTATGTTGACGCTGAGAGGCTCGCGGACGCAATCATGACGACTCTTCACGCACACCCTGCATACTTGACCGTAATTGAGGAACGAGACGGAGTCCCGGTTCAGCGTTACGTGCCTGACATCATCGCCGACATTCCCGTAGAGCGAATCAGTGAGGATGAATTGATGACGCTCAAGGACGATCTGATTCAGCCCTTCCGCTGGGGAGAAGCATTGTGCAGGTTCAGGCTGTTCATCACAGAGGCGGGAAAGTATCTGTTCTTCGACGACCATCACATCATCTGCGACGGTTTCGGCAAGGTAATTTTCTGGCAGGATATGCAGAGAGCCTACGACGGCCAAGAAATAGCACCTGACTCGTGGTTCGCTTACCTTCAGGAACGTGAAGCCGCTAAGTCATCGCCGCATTACGACGCGTCCCGCAAATGGTACGAGGACAATTACGGACATCATGATTTCTGCGGGTATCCTGTTACGGATTTTGACGGACTGGGGGGGGGGCATAACAAGCAAGGGCTTCTGAAAGTCAGCACAGGCCTCAATGATGACAGTTTCGACGCTCTGAGAAGTTATCATCTCACCCGCACAGAGTTCTTCATCGCAATATCACTTCTCGCTACCGCAGAATACAATCTCAATCCTTCCGTACTCATAACATGGTGCAATAAAGGCCGCTGGAAAAAGGAACATCACAGAATCACAGGCATGATGATTCAGGATATGCCCGCATTTCTGAATGTTGAAGGACTCTCGCCGGAGGAGATAGCTTCATCCGTCAGGCAGCAGGTTAAAGGCTGTATGCTTCACCGTGATTACCCTTATGCGTCGCTTGATGAGAGAATGCTTGCGGACGAGAATTTATGCCTCATCTATCAGGGCAGGATATTTACTGACGGGCCGAAGATTCCTCTGTTTGCCGGGCTGCTGGAGATGCAGAACAAGCACGCAGGCTCAGATAACATTCTTAACGTTGAGGTTCTGGAGACTGATGCAGGAATAGATCTGCTGTTCGACTATGCCGTCCACAGGTACAAGCACGAGAGCATAGAGAGATTCGCGGGGCTGTACGTGAGGATTCTTCATGACGCTTTGAGAAGGATGAATGCTGATGCGTAACTCTTTGGGGCAGAGAAAATTCTTGTCCATGCTGGCCGTCTCAAGCACAGAAATGGTGCTCACGATAATTGCGCTTCTTGCTGACACTGTGATTGCGGGACATGCCGCAGGAGAAGCCGGCCTCTCCGCAATGAACATCATGACTCCGTTCGTAAGCGTGATGGCGTTCATCGGCGGGCTGATCTCAATGGGAGTGTCATTCACTTACGGCGAGGCTATGGGCAGAGCGGACAAGAAGCGTGCTGACGGCCTCTTCGGAATGAGCCTGATTCTGGCTGTGGCGTTCGGGCTGGTGATGTTCTTGCTGGTGAGCGTGCTCCGAGATGAGTACTTTGCGTTCATCAAGCCTGATGCTGGCGTGATGGGCTTTGCTGTTGAGTATCTCCGCTTCTTCAGGTTCGTGATGATTATTGACCCGCTCGCTATGCTCTTGGGCGTTATGGTCTACAATGACGGCGACGAGCTAATCTCCAACATCGCTAACCTCACCAACATTGCCGGAAACATCGTGCTGTCGCTGTTCTTCGCATTCACCCTCAAGATGGGAATAGCCGGAATAGCTCTCGGTACTCTCATGAAGGACGTAGTCAGCTTGGCGGTGCTCTCCTGCCACTTCATGCGGAAGACTAACTCGCTTCATCCGCGTCTGCACTTCAGCTTCAGTGATTTATGGGACTTCGTAAAACGGGGCTTCATCGACTCGGGAATGTACCTGATGCTCGGAGTTATGCTGTTCGTGATGAACAAATTTGTTATTGCGCAGTTCGGCGGCGAATATCTGCCCGTCCTGTCAATGGCTGTCAGCTTAATCGAGGTGTCGGTGGTCTTTGACGGCATCGCTCAGGCTATGCTCCCGCTGGTTAGCGTCTATCACGCAGAGGGGAACTCTCCGGCTGTCCGCAAGGTTATCACTCTCGCGGCGAAGGTCTCAGTGATTGAGGGTGTCGCTTTCTCGGCGGTTATGATTGTGTTTGCTGAGTACGTGCCCGCGATGTTCGGGATAGATGAGCCGGAGACGGTGAGGCGTTGCGTGAGTGCTGTGCGTATAATCTCGACAACGCTGGTTGTGTCGTCCCTGCTGTTCCTGTTCGAGACGTACTATATGATTCTCGGCAAGAACGGTCTGGCGGTAATCTCGTCGTGTGCCCGCAACCTGATAGCGATTCTGCTTATCTCAATTCCTCTCGGCATGACGGGAAGCATCAGCGGAGTCTGGTGGGGGTTTGCCCTTGCGCAGCTGTTCACGCTGATTCTGTGCTGTGCCCTCGCTGTCATGAAGTACGGCCGTGAAGCCTTCCCGCTCTACCTTGAGGAGAAGCAGCCCGTTGCGGATTATGACCTTCTACTCTCGCCGGAAGCCTTGATGTCAGTTCGGGACTCTGCTGAAGAGTTCCTGAACGCTCACGGCATCCCGAAGGACACAGTGAATCAGGTGATGCTTATCATCGAGGAAACAGGTATGCTCATCATCGAGCGCAACAAGGGCGATGTCTTGGCCGAATACACTATAGAAGTTGATGAGGATGAACGCGTGAGGATAATCATTCGTGATGACGGAGAAATCTTCGACGTTACGGACGAGGATCTGAACGTAACATCACTGCGGAGCTATGTTGTGTCGCGGCTCATGACGAGGCAGAGACTGCGCAGGAACATCACGACGACGAGCTTCAACCGCAATGTGTTCAACGTTAGGGGCGGGCTTGCAGAAAAATTAATCATGCGCTAGAATTTTAGCCGTTCTTGCGGACGTAGCTCAGTTGGTAGAGCATCAGCTTCCCAAGCTGAGGGTCGCGGGTTCGAATCCCGTCATCCGCTCCATAGTGAGATTAACAGACCCTGCGGAATATCTGCGGGGTCTTTGCTTATACTGAGAGGAGAAATCATCATGAACTACAGGACAGAGCGCGACTCGATGGGAGAAATACAAGTCCCCTCCTATGCTTACTGGGGAGCGCAGACGCAGAGGAGCAGCGAGAATTTCCCGCAGACGGTCGAACACATGCCCGCACAGATTATCCGTGCACTTGCAGTCGTGAAGAAGGCCTCCGCACTCGCGAACTTCAAGGCAGGACGGCTCGATGAACGCCGAAAGGACTTAATCATTACCGTGTGCGATGAGATTCTTGACGGGAAACTTGATGCACATTTCCCCCTTGTCGTGTGGCAGACAGGAAGCGGAACGCAGACCAACATGAATGTTAATGAAGTCATCGCCAACAGGGGCAACGAGTTAGCAGGAGAAAAGCTCCTTCATCCCAACGACCACGTGAACATGTCCCAGAGCTCTAATGACACTTTCCCGACAGCAATGCACGTTTCTGCAGTTCAGGAGGTCAAGAATCACCTTCTGCCCGCGCTCGATGAAGGCATCAAGGTTATGGACAGGCTCATAGCTGAGAACAAAGACATCATCAAAACGGGGCGCACTCACCTGATGGACG
Proteins encoded:
- a CDS encoding ATP-binding protein, with product MRNSLGQRKFLSMLAVSSTEMVLTIIALLADTVIAGHAAGEAGLSAMNIMTPFVSVMAFIGGLISMGVSFTYGEAMGRADKKRADGLFGMSLILAVAFGLVMFLLVSVLRDEYFAFIKPDAGVMGFAVEYLRFFRFVMIIDPLAMLLGVMVYNDGDELISNIANLTNIAGNIVLSLFFAFTLKMGIAGIALGTLMKDVVSLAVLSCHFMRKTNSLHPRLHFSFSDLWDFVKRGFIDSGMYLMLGVMLFVMNKFVIAQFGGEYLPVLSMAVSLIEVSVVFDGIAQAMLPLVSVYHAEGNSPAVRKVITLAAKVSVIEGVAFSAVMIVFAEYVPAMFGIDEPETVRRCVSAVRIISTTLVVSSLLFLFETYYMILGKNGLAVISSCARNLIAILLISIPLGMTGSISGVWWGFALAQLFTLILCCALAVMKYGREAFPLYLEEKQPVADYDLLLSPEALMSVRDSAEEFLNAHGIPKDTVNQVMLIIEETGMLIIERNKGDVLAEYTIEVDEDERVRIIIRDDGEIFDVTDEDLNVTSLRSYVVSRLMTRQRLRRNITTTSFNRNVFNVRGGLAEKLIMR